The Calliphora vicina chromosome 3, idCalVici1.1, whole genome shotgun sequence genome contains a region encoding:
- the LOC135954883 gene encoding uncharacterized protein LOC135954883 encodes MSATTKSKNNLPSGIKCCIKKCQKSKRHFKGLKMFKFPSPDMILGKIWREKCRIPETDFNKNLFICENHFSSSYVGKKKLKAGAIPTVHMDEESEDFDAESRYSPKKLDFENVEAPLCTNCAKQILLVDQYRTKYSNLLKKYQKIQEILKSKRPTKSVRKLNRRESIDALQNKSKEKKKLIAEIRKRPVLWDLQTKGNSRVLQQTWKQLGRAMGADVNDCKRKWTSLLLGYRLEVKRLELRIKEDKLKGSYNPKKEYRSKWMFYELMKFCDNIKNPSLMELGKTFVNDINSDDNDSNQVSKFQNNKMKEVCLPECSPQAPGSVKSNISEQNSSKNQEPADKPTTSHSKCTKRSYAQANCMDEVEKEKHSLIKSANVEPVPDLEPEVYIPDHEDDDTDSQMSGMEFLSEQNSPQNQKSADDKSSSTGVSLEDIEKDEHSFTKSAKVGETDSQISDSDYNFLVSFLPKMKKINELQKLQFRAKVAHLALDISTK; translated from the exons ATGAGTGCGACtacaaaaagcaaaaataatttgCCATCGGGCATAAAATGTTGCataaaaaaatgccaaaaatcgAAAAGGCATTTCAagggtttaaaaatgtttaaatttcctTCGCCGGACATGATACTAGGTAAAATTTGGCGGGAGAAATGTCGAATTCCTGAGacggattttaataaaaatctttttatatgcgaaaatcatttttcaagttcatatgttgggaaaaaaaaattaaaggcgGGCGCCATTCCCACCGTACATATGGATGAAGAGTCGGAAGATTTTGACGCAGAGTCCAGGTACTCcccaaaaaaattagattttgaaaatgtcgaagcCCCATTATGCACAAATTGCGCAAAACAAATTCTGCTTGTAGATCAATACAGGACAAAGTATAGCAATCTcctaaaaaaataccaaaaaattcaagaaattttaaaatcaaagagaCCCACAAAATCTGTCCGAAAGTTGAATCGTAGGGAATCGATTGAtgctttacaaaataaaagtaaagaaaaaaaaaagttaatcgCAGAAATCCGAAAGAGGCCAGTACTATGGGATCTTCAAACTAAAGGAAATTCTAGAGTTTTACAACAAACGTGGAAACAATTGGGTCGCGCTATGGGAGCAGATG TTAATGACTGCAAGCGTAAATGGACAAGTTTACTGCTGGGTTATCGATTAGAAGTTAAGAGGTTAGAGTTACGTATTAAAGAAGATAAGTTGAAAGGTTCATATAATCCTAAAAAAGAATACAGATCCAAGTGGATGTTTTATGAACTCATGAAATTTTGTGACAACATTAAAAACCCAAGTCTCATGGAACTTGGGAAAACATTTGTTAATGACATTAATAGTGACGATAATGACTCAAATCAAGtttccaaatttcaaaataataagatGAAAGAAGTGTGTTTACCAGAGTGTTCACCTCAAGCTCCTGGCAGTGTGAAATCAAATATTAGCGAACAAAATTCATCGAAAAACCAAGAGCCAGCAGATAAACCAACGACTTCACATTCGAAGTGTACTAAACGCTCTTATGCTCAGGCGAATTGCATGGATGAGGTCGAAAAGGAGAAGCATAGCTTAATAAAGTCCGCTAACGTGGAACCTGTTCCTGATCTAGAGCCAGAAGTGTATATACCCGACCATGAAGACGATGACACTGACAGCCAAATGTCTGGCATGGAATTTTTAAGCGAACAAAATTCTCCTCAAAACCAAAAGTCAGCAGATGATAAATCATCGTCAACAGGTGTTTCATTAGAGGATATTGAAAAGGATGAGCATAGCTTCACAAAATCCGCTAAGGTGGGTGAGACTGACAGCCAAATTTCAGATTCCGACTATAATTTTTTGGTCAGTTTTTTGCCGAAAATGAAAAAGATTAATGAGTTGCAAAAGTTACAGTTTCGTGCAAAAGTTGCCCATTTGGCGTTGGATATTTctacaaaatga
- the LOC135955408 gene encoding uncharacterized protein LOC135955408, with the protein MGSNVTANDCSRTWKTLRNTNRLIGNRTELRIQEAKLNGSYNPNNDYGSDWTYLEHMKFVSDNKKTPVNYNKSDLEMSNAMDKRKLIAEVRKRPALWDINAEEHKSIKALQTAWKDVAVAIGSNVTANDCSRTWKIVRNTYLVIVKRIELYVQEAKRNGLYNPNNEYGSDWPYLEDMKFVNDIKKLPVNDNKSELEMSNNIDKFKLIAEIRKRPALWDIKSEEHRSCLSVPEVWKDLAVSVGSDVEKCQRNWINLCRSYRSSVKHIESRIKEDKLNGSYDPNNDYSSKWAYFEAFQFMKDHTTHWIKLRTSADKLKLIAEVRYRPELWCKSKEYIPRFALQKSWEYLARDMGADVDDCKRNWKILLSAQRTEVKKLELRIKEDKLKGSYNPNNEYRSNWIYYEHMKFCYDIKNPSLMELGNTSVNDNNSDDNDLNQVSELENMDNYKMEPELDLDTEVYIPDDEDDDTDSQMYSIEFVSEPNSPQNQESADDKPSSTGGNCTKPFFDQANLLEDIKKEEHNLTKSANAEPGLDLDTEVYIPDDEDCDSNSQMSGMEFLSEQNSPQNQESADDKPSSTGGNCYKRTYDQSNFLEDLEKEEHNLSKSTKVELGLDLDTEVYIPDDEDCDTDSQMSGMEFLSEPNSPQNQESADDKPSSTGGNCTKRTYDQANFLEDLEKEEHNLTKSSRLGITRSNSMINVGDSDFNFLVSLLPQMKMINNLQNFKFREKMNNVMFNIMSASSSRNVKSNNKS; encoded by the exons ATGGGATCAAATG tTACAGCTAATGACTGCAGTCGTACGTGGAAAACTTTACGGAATACTAATCGACTAATAGGTAACAGGACAGAGTTACGCATCCAAGAAGCTAAACTTAATGGTTCATATAATCCTAATAATGACTATGGCAGTGATTGGACTTATTTGGAACACATGAAATTTGTAAGtgacaataaaaaaacacctgttaaTTACAACAAAAGTGATCTAGAAATGTCAAACGCCATGGACAAACGCAAGTTAATCGCTGAAGTCCGTAAGAGACCTGCACTGTGGGATATTAATGCTGAAGAACATAAATCCATAAAAGCACTTCAAACAGCGTGGAAAGATGTGGCTGTCGCTATAGGATCAAATG TTACAGCTAATGACTGCAGTCGTACGTGGAAAATTGTACGGAATACTTATCTAGTAATAGTTAAGAGGATAGAGTTATACGTCCAAGAAGCTAAACGGAATGGTTTATATAATCCTAATAATGAATATGGCAGTGATTGGCCTTATTTGGAAGACATGAAATTTGTGAATGACATTAAAAAACTACCTGTTAATGACAACAAAAGTGAACTAGAAATGTCAAATAACATAGACAAATTTAAGTTGATCGCTGAGATACGAAAGAGACCTGCACTATGGGATATTAAAAGCGAAGAACATAGATCCTGTTTATCTGTACCAGAAGTGTGGAAAGATCTGGCTGTCAGTGTGGGATCAGATG TTGAAAAATGTCAGCGTAACTGGATAAATTTATGTAGGTCATATCGGAGTTCAGTGAAGCATATAGAGTCACGCATCAAAGAAGATAAGTTGAATGGTTCATATGATCCCAATAATGACTATAGCAGTAAGTGGGCTTATTTTGAGGCATTCCAATTTATGAAGGACCATACAACACATTGGATTAAACTCCGAACTTCTGCTGATAAATTGAAGTTAATCGCTGAAGTCCGATATAGGCCTGAACTATGGTGCAAAAGCAAAGAATATATACCCCGTTTTGCTTTACAGAAGTCATGGGAATATCTGGCTCGCGATATGGGAGCAGATG TTGATGACTGCAAGCgtaattggaaaattttactgTCGGCGCAACGAACAGAAGTTAAGAAGTTAGAGTTACGTATTAAAGAAGATAAGTTGAAAGGTTCATATAATCCTAACAATGAATATAGATCTAACTGGATTTATTATGAACAcatgaaattttgttatgaCATTAAAAACCCAAGTCTCATGGAACTTGGGAACACATCTGTTAATGACAATAATAGTGATGATAATGACTTAAACCAAGTTTCCGAACTTGAAAATATGGACAATTATAAGATGGAACCAGAGCTTGATCTAGACACAGAAGTGTATATACCCGACGATGAAGATGATGACACTGACAGCCAAATGTATAGCATAGAATTTGTAAGCGAACCAAATTCTCCACAAAATCAAGAGTCAGCAGATGATAAACCATCGTCAACAGGCGGGAACTGCACTAAACCATTTTTTGATCAGGCGAATTTATTGGAGGATATTAAAAAGGAGGAGCATAACTTAACAAAGTCCGCTAATGCGGAACCTGGGCTTGATCTAGACACAGAAGTGTATATACCCGACGATGAAGATTGTGACTCTAACAGCCAAATGTCTGGCATGGAATTTTTAAGCGAACAAAATTCTCCACAAAACCAAGAGTCAGCAGATGATAAACCTTCGTCAACCGGAGGGAATTGCTATAAACGAACTTACGATCAGTCGAATTTCTTGGAAGATCTTGAAAAGGAGGAGCATAACTTATCAAAGTCCACTAAGGTGGAACTTGGGCTTGATCTAGACACAGAAGTGTATATACCCGACGATGAAGATTGTGACACTGACAGCCAAATGTCTGGCATGGAATTTTTAAGCGAACCAAATTCTCCTCAAAACCAAGAGTCAGCAGATGATAAACCATCGTCAACAGGTGGGAACTGCACTAAACGAACTTACGATCAGGCGAATTTCCTGGAAGATCTTGAAAAGGAGGAGCATAACTTAACAAAGTCCTCACGTTTGGGTATAACACGTTCTAATAGTATGATTAATGTCGGCGATTCCGACTTTAATTTCTTGGTCAGTTTGTTGCCGCAAATGAAAATGATTAATAATTTGCAAAACTTTAAATTTCGTGAAAAAATGAACAATGTGATGTTCAATATTATGTCTGCTTCATCTTCGCGGAATGTAAAATCGAATAACAAATCTTAG
- the LOC135955160 gene encoding uncharacterized protein LOC135955160, with protein sequence MRLELRIQEAKQKGSYNPNNDYSSYWAYFGHMDFMKDNTNNSIKLLNRNSADKFKLIAEVRKRPELWCIKSKEYMPRSTLQTIWEDLAQAMGAEVDECKLKWTRLLKGYRVEVKKLELRINEDKLNGSYNPKKEYRSKWIFYERMKFCDDFKNPSLMELENTFVNVNHSDDNDANQVSKFQNNKMKPELDLEPEVYLPDDEDSSPETPVGVKSNFSGLNLPENQEPADDKPTTSHWKSANGEPGLDLEPEVYIPDDEDYDTDSQMSDIEFISEQNSPSNQESANDKPLSTGVLTANAEPELDLDPEVYIIDDEDYDTDSQMSGIEFLSEPNSPQNQESANDKPSSTGILLEDIEKEQHNLTKSAKVYALDDEDEDTDSQMSGIEFLSGQNSPLNQKSADDIPSSTGGNCTKRSYDQANSLEDLEKDEHNSIKTARSNDMVPVTDDDYSFLVSYLPKMKKFNELQNLEFRAKITDLMLDIEKE encoded by the exons ATGCGCCTAGAGTTACGCATCCAAGAAGCCAAACAGAAAGGTTCATATAATCCTAACAATGACTATAGCAGTTATTGGGCTTATTTTGGACACATGGACTTTATGAAAGATAATACAAATAATtcgattaaattattaaatcgtAATTCAGCTGACAAATTTAAGTTAATCGCTGAAGTCCGAAAAAGGCCTGAACTATGGTGTATTAAAAGCAAAGAATATATGCCCCGTTCAACTTTACAAACGATTTGGGAGGATCTGGCTCAGGCTATGGGAGCAGAAG TTGATGAGTGCAAGCTTAAATGGACAAGATTACTGAAGGGGTATCGAGTAGAAGTTAAGAAGTTAGAGTTACGTATTAATGAAGATAAATTGAACGGTTCATATAATCCGAAAAAGGAATATAGATCTAAGTGGATATTTTATGAACGCATGAAATTTTGTGATGACTTTAAAAACCCAAGTCTCATGGAACTTGAGAACACATTTGTTAATGTCAACCATAGTGACGATAATGACGCAAACCAAGtttccaaatttcaaaataataagatGAAACCAGAGCTTGATCTAGAACCAGAAGTGTATTTACCAGATGACGAAGATAGTTCACCTGAAACACCTGTCGGTGTGAAATCAAATTTTAGCGGTCTTAATTTACCGGAAAACCAAGAGCCAGCAGATGATAAACCAACAACTTCACATTGGAAGTCCGCTAACGGGGAACCTGGGCTAGATTTAGAACCAGAAGTGTATATACCCGACGATGAAGATTATGACACTGACAGCCAAATGTCTGACATAGAATTTATAAGCGAACAAAATTCTCCTTCAAACCAAGAGTCAGCAAATGATAAACCATTGTCAACAGGTGTTTTAACCGCTAATGCGGAACCTGAGCTCGATCTAGACCCAGAAGTGTATATAATCGACGATGAAGATTATGACACTGACAGTCAAATGTCTGGCATAGAATTTTTAAGCGAACCAAATTCTCCTCAAAACCAAGAGTCAGCAAATGATAAACCATCGTCAACAGGTATTTTATTGGAGGATATTGAAAAAGAGCAGCATAACTTAACAAAGTCCGCTAAGGTGTATGCACTCGACGATGAAGACGAAGACACTGACAGCCAAATGTCTGGCATAGAATTTTTAAGCGGACAAAATTCTCCTCTAAACCAGAAGTCAGCTGACGATATACCATCGTCAACAGGTGGTAACTGCACTAAACGATCATATGATCAGGCGAATTCACTGGAAGATCTCGAAAAAGATGAACATAATTCAATTAAAACGGCTCGTTCCAATGACATGGTTCCTGTTACCGATGACGACTATAGTTTCTTGGTCAGTTATTTGCCGAAAATGAAAAAGTTTAATGAGTTGCAAAATTTAGAGTTTCGTGCAAAAATTACCGATTTGATGTTGGATATTGAGAAAGAATGA
- the LOC135955409 gene encoding uncharacterized protein LOC135955409 produces MEFMRDIQTGPIKLRNSSNRLNLIAEIRKRPAIWDLQSKGNISTRILQQTWKELGRAMGADVDVCKRKWKILRSTYRNEVKKLELRIVEDKFNGSYDPNKEYKCNWIFYEHMNFIHDTKKPKPMKHGNSPVNDNNSGDNDSNQVSKFHNMVNIKIEPELDIKPKVYLPDDDDNSPQTPVDVKPNFSGFKLEENPEPADDKPTTSNWKYTKCSNNQANLLEGFAKDDHKLIKSSRSDIKDSNDMIHVNDSDYNFLISFLPKMKKINDLQNFQFRAQTTDLMLDIMSQSTLISEVRKRPTLWDINGEEHRSKKLIQTAWKDVAAAMGSNVNDCRRKWKSLRGRNRAIVDKIELRIQEDKQKGSYNPNNDYGSEWTYLEHMKFMNDIKKPPVNDDKSELEMSIRFKLIAEIRKRPAIWDVNSEEHRTKGIYQTAWNDVAVAMGSNVKECSRIWKILRDMSRSILKKKELRIKEAKQKGSYNPNKAYSSQWPYLKHMEFIHGMKLDNKSDDNDTNQVCKVHNKDNIKMEPESDPEKSNDMDKFKLIAEVRKRPALWDINSEEHRSQRIHQKAWKDLAVAMGSNVNDCRRFWRNFRTTNQKIVKRIKLRIQEAKLKGSYNPNNVYTSEWPYLEHMTFMNDIKKASPTKLGNSNEIDKFKLIAEMRKRPALWDNQSEEHISCLSLPEVWKDLAVSMGSDVDTCQGNWMSLCKFYRASDKRLESRIKEAKLNGSYNPNKKIYKCKWPYYEAMKFMKANTTGWIKLRTSGDKLQLIAEMRKRPELWDFQSKEHRSCLSAAEVWKDVAVSLGSDVETCQRNWVHLCRSYRGSAARLELRIQEAKQKGSYHPNNDYSSQWPYFEHMEFMKDKTTGSIKLRHSGDKFKLIAEVRKRPELWCIKSKAYKPRLALQKIWEDLAQAMGAEVDDCKLKWTRLLNGYRVEVKKLELRIKEDKLNGSYNPKKEYRSKWIFYERMKFCNNFKNPSLMELGNTFVNDINSDDNDSNQVSKFQNNTMEEVYLPDYEDNSLQEPFGMKSNFSGQNSPENQDLADDRPTTSHWKCTKRSYAQANCLEDVEKEEHNLIKSAKVETELDLDPEVYIPDDEDYDTDSQMSGMEFLSEPNSPQNQESDEDKTWSTGVLLEDIEKEEYSLIESIKVEPELELDPEDEDDDTDSQMSDSDYNFLVSFLPKMKKINELQNLQFRSKVTDLMLEIATE; encoded by the exons ATGGAATTTATGAGGGACATTCAAACAGGTCCGATTAAACTTCGTAATTCATCTAACAGATTAAACTTAATCGCTGAAATTCGAAAGAGGCCAGCAATATGGGATCTTCAAAGTAAAGGAAATATATCTACTAGAATTTTGCAACAAACGTGGAAAGAATTGGGTCGCGCTATGGGAGCAGATG TTGATGTCTGCAAGcgtaaatggaaaattttacgGAGTACTTATCGAAATGAAGTCAAGAAATTAGAGTTACGCATCGTAGAAGATAAGTTTAATGGTTCATATGATCCCAACAAGGAGTATAAATGTAACTGGATTTTTTATGAACACATGAACTTTATTCACGACACTAAAAAGCCAAAACCCATGAAACATGGGAATTCACCTGTTAATGACAATAATAGTGGCGATAACGACTCAAACCAAGTTTCCAAATTTCATAATatggtaaatattaaaattgaaccTGAACTTGATATAAAACCAAAAGTGTATTTACCGGATGACGATGATAATTCACCTCAAACACCTGTCGATGTGAAACCTAATTTTAGCGGATTTAAGTTAGAGGAAAACCCAGAGCCAGCAGATGATAAACCAACAACTTCAAATTGGAAGTATACTAAATGTTCTAACAATCAAGCGAATTTATTGGAAGGTTTCGCAAAGGATGACCATAAGTTAATTAAATCGTCACGTTCAGATATAAAAGATTCCAATGATATGATTCATGTTAACGATTCCGACTATAATTTCTTGATCAGTTTTTTGCCGAAAATGAAAAAGATCAATGATTTGCAAAACTTTCAGTTTCGTGCCCAAACCACCGATTTGATGTTGGATATTATGTCGCAGTCTACG TTAATCTCTGAAGTCCGTAAGAGACCTACACTATGGGATATTAATGGCGAAGAACATagatccaaaaaattaattcaaacagCGTGGAAAGATGTGGCTGCCGCTATGGGATCAAATG TTAATGACTGCAGGCGTAAGTGGAAAAGTTTACGGGGTCGTAATCGAGCAATAGTTGATAAGATAGAGTTACGCATCCAAGAAGATAAACAGAAAGGTTCATATAATCCTAACAATGACTATGGCAGTGAGTGGACTTATTTGGAACACATGAAATTTATGAATGACATTAAAAAACCACCTGTTAATGACGACAAAAGTGAACTAGAAATGTCAATCAGATTTAAATTGATCGCTGAGATACGAAAGAGACCTGCAATATGGGATGTTAATAGCGAAGAACATAGAACCAAAGGAATTTATCAAACTGCGTGGAATGATGTGGCAGTCGCTATGGGATCAAATG TTAAGGAGTGCAGTCGTATCTGGAAAATTTTACGGGATATGAGTCGATCAATACTTAAGAAGAAAGAGTTACGCATCAAAGAAGCTAAACAGAAAGGTTCATATAATCCTAACAAGGCCTATAGCAGTCAGTGGCCCTATCTTAAACACATGGAATTTATTCATGGCATGAAACTTGACAACAAAAGTGACGATAATGACACAAACCAAGTTTGCAAAGTTCATAATAAGGACAATATTAAGATGGAACCTGAGAGTGATCCGGAAAAGTCAAACGACATGGACAAATTTAAGTTAATCGCTGAAGTACGAAAGAGACCTGCACTATGGGATATTAACAGCGAAGAACATAGATCACAAAGAATTCATCAAAAAGCGTGGAAAGATCTGGCTGTCGCTATGGGATCAAATG TTAACGACTGCCGTCGTTTCTGGAGAAATTTTCGGACCACTAATCAAAAAATAGTTAAGAGGATAAAGTTACGCATCCAAGAAGCTAAACTGAAAGGTTCATATAATCCTAACAATGTCTATACCAGTGAGTGGCCTTATTTGGAACACATGACATTTATGAATGACATTAAAAAAGCAAGTCCCACGAAACTTGGgaactcaaatgaaattgacaAATTTAAGTTGATCGCTGAAATGCGAAAGAGACCAGCACTGTGGGATAATCAAAGCGAAGAACATATATCCTGTTTATCGTTGCCAGAAGTTTGGAAAGATCTGGCTGTCAGTATGGGATCAGATG TTGACACATGCCAGGGAAACTGGATGTCTTTATGTAAGTTTTATCGGGCATCAGATAAGCGTCTAGAGTCACGCATTAAAGAAGCTAAACTGAATGGTTCATATAAtcctaacaaaaaaatatataagtgtAAGTGGCCATATTACGAAGCCATGAAATTTATGAAGGCCAATACAACAGGTTGGATTAAACTTCGTACTTCAGGTGACAAATTGCAGTTAATCGCTGAAATGCGAAAGAGACCTGAACTATGGGATTTTCAAAGCAAAGAACATAGATCCTGTTTATCTGCTGCAGAAGTGTGGAAAGATGTGGCTGTCAGTTTGGGATCAGATG TTGAAACATGCCAGCGTAACTGGGTACATTTATGTAGGTCATATAGGGGATCAGCTGCGCGTCTAGAGTTACGCATCCAAGAAGCTAAACAGAAAGGTTCATATCATCCTAACAATGACTATAGCAGTCAGTGGCCTTATTTTGAACACATGGAATTTATGAAGGACAAAACAACAGGTTCGATTAAACTTCGTCATTCAGGTGACAAATTTAAGTTAATCGCTGAAGTCCGAAAAAGGCCTGAACTATGGTGTATTAAAAGCAAAGCATATAAGCCCCGTTTAGCTTTACAAAAGATTTGGGAAGATCTGGCTCAGGCTATGGGAGCAGAAG TTGATGACTGCAAGCTTAAATGGACAAGATTACTGAATGGGTATCGAGTAGAAGTTAAGAAGTTAGAGTTACGTATTAAAGAGGATAAATTGAATGGATCATATAATCCTAAAAAGGAATATAGATCTAAGTGGATATTTTATGAAcgtatgaaattttgtaataactttaaaaaccCAAGTCTTATGGAACTTGGGAACACATTTGTTAACGACATTAATAGTGACGATAATGACTCAAACCAAGtttccaaatttcaaaataatacgaTGGAAGAAGTGTATTTACCAGATTACGAAGATAATTCACTACAAGAACCTTTCGGtatgaaatcaaattttagcGGACAAAATTCACCGGAAAACCAAGATCTAGCAGATGATAGACCAACGACTTCACATTGGAAATGTACTAAACGCTCTTATGCTCAGGCGAATTGCTTGGAAGATGTCGAAAAGGAGGAGCATAACTTAATAAAGTCCGCTAAGGTGGAAACTGAGCTTGATCTAGACCCAGAAGTGTATATACCCGACGATGAAGATTATGACACTGACAGCCAAATGTctggaatggaatttttaagcGAACCAAATTCTCCTCAAAACCAAGAGTCAGATGAAGATAAAACATGGTCAACAGGTGTTTTATTAGAAGATATTGAAAAGGAGGAGTATAGTTTAATAGAGTCCATTAAGGTGGAACCTGAGCTTGAGCTAGATCCAGAAGATGAAGACGATGACACTGACAGCCAAATGTCTGATTCCGACTATAATTTCTTGGTCAGTTTTTTGCCGAAAATGAAAAAGATCAATGAGTTGCAAAATTTACAGTTTCGTTCAAAAGTTACCGATTTGATGTTGGAAATTGCGACAGAATGA